A single Fusarium oxysporum Fo47 chromosome IV, complete sequence DNA region contains:
- a CDS encoding chorismate mutase produces the protein MADAAHALDLARIRFQLIRLEDTITFHLIERVQFALNGTIYVPGAVELPEANLSFLDWYFREQEKLQSLIRRFESPDEYPFFPDALQNPILKPLNYPKILHENNVNVNDKIKKFYTEKFLPAVCPDFGREERGESQENYGSTATCDIACLQALSRRIHFGKFVAESKFRSDEEKYIRLIKAEDREGIAESITNAAVEKKVLERLRLKALTYGKDPSIPDGTEGAAKIDVDAVVSMYKDFVIPLTKEVEVEYLMQRLEPSA, from the exons ATGGCCGATGCCGCACACGCACTGGATCTGGCCCGAATCCGGTTCCAACTTAT TCGTCTTGAGGACACAATCACCTTCCATCTGATCGAGAGAGTGCAATTCGCATTGAATGGT ACGATCTACGTTCCTGGAGCTGTGGAATTACCTGAAGCGAACCTGAGCTTCCTCGACTGGTATTTTCGCGAACAGGAGAAGCTACAATCCCTTATCCGACGCTTCGAGTCGCCTGACGAATATCCTTTCTTCCCCGATGCATTGCAAAACCCAATACTCAAGCCTCTCAACTACCCCAAGATCTTGCATGAGAACAACGTCAATGTGaacgacaagatcaagaaatTCTATACCGAAAAGTTTCTCCCCGCAGTGTGCCCCGATTTCGGACGCGAGGAGCGGGGCGAGTCTCAAGAAAACTACGGCTCAACCGCAACTTGCGATATTGCTTGTCTACAAGCTCTATCACGACGCATTCACTTCGGCAAGTTTGTCGCAGAGTCCAAGTTCCGATCGGACGAGGAAAAGTACATTCGGCttatcaaggctgaagatcGGGAGGGTATCGCTGAATCCATCACTAATGCAGCagtggagaagaaggtccTTGAGCGACTACGACTCAAGGCTCTGACATACGGCAAGGATCCCTCCATCCCCGACGGAACCGAGGGAGCGGCGAAAATCGATGTCGACGCTGTTGTTTCAATGTACAAGGACTTTGTTATCCCATTGACCAAGGAAGTCGAGGTGGAATACTTGATGCAAAGGCTAGAACCAAGTGCCTGA
- a CDS encoding protein BCP1, whose amino-acid sequence MGKKRAREEGKDVSPADVDKMDEDGSDDEDFDMVDVDFEWFNFDPEVDFHGTKTLLRQLFDVDANLFNMSALADLVLSQPTIGSTIKVDGKATDAYAMLTILNTVVHQEKEPMNDIIKYLIEKAQSSSPLAPIANVLSSGKHVGLVFSERLINMPSELAPPLYSMLIDEVEAAVEDKEPYDFTHYLILSKTYQELESKLDVENQKRKKAKEEAGIYYFHMEDEVLQKHAVAHGNFNYTKEDESAADSKRAFQEMGVKAHGHMILIEANKFPGAVKAVNEYLSVAQ is encoded by the exons ATGGGTAAGAAGCGAGCGCGCGAAGAGGGCAAGGATGTCTCACCGGCTGATGTCGACAAGATGGACGAGGACGGTTCTGATGACGAG GACTTCGATATGGTTGACGTTGATTTTGAGTGGTTCAACTTTGACCCCGAGGTTGACTTCCATGGCACCAAGACCCTCTTGCGACAACTATTCGATGTTGATGCGAATCTCTTCAACATGTCTGCCCTCGCCGATCTCGTTCTCTCACAACCCACCATTGGTTCCACCATCAAGGTTGACGGAAAGGCCACTGATGCCTACGCTATGCTCACTATTCTCAACACGGTTGTCCACCAGGAAAAGGAGCCCATGAACGATATCATCAAATACCTGATCGAGAAGGCGCAGAGTAGCTCGCCACTGGCACCCATTGCCAACGTTCTCAGTAGTGGAAAGCACGTGGGACTTGTGTTCTCCGAGCGCCTCATTAACATGCCTTCCGAGCTGGCCCCACCACTCTATTCAATGCTTATCgacgaggttgaggctgctgTGGAGGACAAGGAACCCTACGATTTCACTCACTACTTGATATTGTCCAAGACATACCAGGAACTCGAGTCTAAGTTGGATGTCGAGAATCAGAAGCGCAAAAAGGCAAAGGAGGAGGCCGGCATTTATTATTTCCACATGGAGGACGAGGTGCTACAAAAACACGCGGTGGCGCACGGCAACTTCAATTACACAAAAGAGGACGAGTCGGCGGCAGACAGTAAACGGGCATTCCAAGAAATGGGCGTCAAGGCGCATGGGCACATGATTCTTATCGAGGCGAACAAGTTCCCAGGGGCGGTCAAAGCTGTTAATGAATATCTCAGTGTGGCGCAATAG